A region from the Nostoc sp. HK-01 genome encodes:
- a CDS encoding gamma-glutamyltransferase encodes MQIFAKTKQVVFTVFSLGVLCYTQVASATTTLPLRSKKGMVVSANPLASEAGLAMLRKGGNAVDAAVATTFAISVVEPFSAGIGGGGFLLLHSEKTGEMKALDFRERAPIKATRNMYLDTEGKVRPNASVNGYLAVATPGTVAGMYEVHRRYGKLPWKEVVKPAIALAKNGFILSKQLTWRSIQVYENRKPVILQNSAARGIFTRNGEFYQPGERLVQRDLARTLESIAENPQSFYTGKIARAIASDMAQNHGLITLDDLKAYKPIWRNPLCGSFHQAKVCSMPPPSSGGVHLLQILNIIGASDLQAWGWHHPNSLHLMAEAMKIAYADRSQYLGDPDFVKVPVQALISPAYAKQRRQEINVDVAKPASEIKPVAPETLKRFGQVSNQIVPLPNKLLRLQATRYESPETSHICVVDEQHNAVSLTFTINLGFGAGVMTPGTGILLNNEMDDFAIAPGVPNAFGLVGNEANAIAPRKTPLSSMTPTIITENNHLRMAVGAPGGSTIITQVLQVILNVLEYNMDVGAAVSVPRIHDQWLPDELRVEPWGLDALTLQDLRRRGHNIKEEKTPWGNANAIAVKADGSLEAAADPRGEGSPRGW; translated from the coding sequence ATGCAAATCTTTGCTAAAACTAAACAGGTTGTATTTACTGTCTTTTCTCTTGGGGTTCTCTGTTACACCCAAGTTGCATCAGCGACTACCACCTTACCCTTACGCAGCAAAAAAGGGATGGTAGTATCTGCAAATCCTCTGGCTAGTGAAGCTGGGTTAGCAATGTTACGCAAAGGTGGTAATGCTGTGGATGCAGCAGTGGCGACAACTTTTGCGATATCTGTAGTTGAGCCTTTTTCAGCGGGAATTGGTGGTGGTGGATTTTTGCTGCTGCATTCGGAGAAAACTGGCGAGATGAAAGCGTTGGATTTTCGGGAACGCGCACCTATCAAAGCGACAAGAAATATGTATTTGGATACAGAAGGAAAAGTGCGTCCGAATGCAAGTGTGAATGGTTATTTGGCAGTGGCGACACCAGGAACGGTGGCGGGAATGTATGAGGTGCATCGCCGTTATGGTAAGTTGCCTTGGAAGGAAGTTGTCAAACCGGCGATCGCACTGGCTAAAAATGGCTTTATATTAAGTAAACAATTAACTTGGCGATCAATTCAAGTTTACGAAAACCGCAAACCCGTAATTCTCCAGAATTCCGCCGCTAGAGGCATATTTACCCGCAATGGCGAATTTTATCAGCCTGGAGAAAGATTAGTACAACGGGACTTAGCACGCACCTTAGAAAGCATTGCCGAGAATCCTCAAAGTTTTTATACTGGCAAAATTGCCCGTGCGATCGCATCAGACATGGCGCAAAATCATGGTCTAATTACTTTAGACGACCTGAAGGCATACAAACCGATATGGCGAAATCCTCTTTGCGGTAGTTTTCACCAAGCTAAAGTCTGTTCAATGCCACCACCATCATCAGGCGGCGTTCATCTATTGCAGATTTTAAACATTATCGGTGCCAGTGATTTGCAAGCATGGGGATGGCATCACCCTAATAGTTTACATTTAATGGCGGAAGCGATGAAGATAGCCTATGCCGATCGCTCACAATATTTAGGTGATCCTGATTTTGTCAAAGTACCCGTACAAGCCCTCATTAGTCCAGCTTACGCTAAACAGCGCCGTCAAGAAATCAATGTGGATGTAGCGAAACCTGCGTCAGAAATCAAGCCAGTAGCACCAGAAACGCTCAAACGTTTTGGACAAGTTAGCAATCAAATTGTGCCTTTACCCAACAAATTATTAAGGTTGCAAGCTACTCGCTACGAATCTCCAGAAACCAGCCATATTTGCGTTGTGGATGAACAACACAACGCTGTTAGCCTGACTTTTACAATTAATCTTGGTTTTGGTGCTGGTGTGATGACACCAGGAACAGGAATTTTACTCAATAATGAGATGGATGACTTTGCCATTGCGCCAGGTGTACCTAACGCCTTTGGTTTAGTTGGCAATGAAGCGAACGCGATCGCACCTCGCAAAACTCCGCTGTCGAGCATGACTCCGACAATCATTACAGAAAATAATCACCTCCGCATGGCAGTGGGGGCCCCTGGTGGCAGCACAATCATCACTCAGGTATTGCAAGTGATTCTCAATGTGCTGGAATACAATATGGACGTTGGTGCAGCTGTCTCCGTACCACGCATACATGATCAGTGGCTTCCTGATGAGTTGCGCGTCGAACCTTGGGGTTTGGATGCTTTAACTCTGCAAGACTTACGCCGCCGTGGACACAACATCAAGGAAGAAAAGACACCTTGGGGTAATGCTAACGCGATCGCTGTCAAAGCAGATGGCAGCTTAGAAGCAGCAGCCGATCCTCGCGGTGAAGGTTCGCCTAGAGGCTGGTAA
- a CDS encoding phytochelatin synthase, with the protein MSFKLNTTFKAAIIWFCVSSGTAISQTLPLSNNLIAFNSNEGEKLLIQSRAREDFFPLSMQFVTQNNQAFCGVASSVMVLNSLGITAPESPQYSPYRVFTQENFFSNEKTKKLLAPEVVARGGMTLDQLGGLLASYDVQVKVYHATDTNLEQFRKLVAENLKQPNNFVIVNYLRKEIGQEKGGHISPIAAYNEQTDRFLIMDVSRYKYPPVWVKAADLWKAINTKDTVSGKTRGFVLVSKLTS; encoded by the coding sequence ATGAGTTTTAAGTTAAACACAACTTTTAAAGCTGCAATTATCTGGTTTTGTGTTTCTAGCGGTACTGCTATTTCTCAAACATTACCTCTCTCAAATAATTTAATTGCTTTTAATTCCAATGAGGGAGAAAAGTTATTAATTCAAAGTCGAGCTAGAGAGGATTTCTTTCCTTTGAGTATGCAGTTTGTTACGCAAAATAATCAAGCATTCTGTGGCGTTGCTAGTAGTGTCATGGTGTTAAATAGTTTGGGTATTACTGCACCAGAATCACCACAATATTCTCCCTACAGAGTGTTTACGCAAGAAAACTTTTTTAGCAATGAAAAAACCAAAAAATTGCTGGCACCTGAAGTTGTTGCTCGTGGAGGAATGACTTTAGATCAATTAGGCGGATTACTTGCTAGTTATGATGTTCAAGTCAAGGTTTATCACGCGACTGATACTAATTTAGAACAGTTTCGTAAGCTAGTAGCTGAAAATTTAAAGCAACCTAATAATTTTGTAATAGTTAACTATTTACGTAAAGAAATTGGTCAAGAAAAAGGTGGGCATATTTCACCAATTGCTGCTTACAATGAGCAGACAGATAGATTTTTAATTATGGATGTTTCTCGTTATAAATATCCGCCAGTGTGGGTGAAAGCGGCAGATTTATGGAAGGCGATTAATACTAAGGATACAGTTTCAGGTAAAACACGCGGCTTTGTTTTAGTGAGTAAATTAACTTCTTAA
- a CDS encoding substrate-binding region of ABC-type glycine betaine transport system has product MKRFLMFFILTFALVVAIAACNPNSNNTTGDIVIASKDFTEQDILGELLAQQIEETTKLKVARRPRLGGSFVCHNAILAGKIDAYIEYTGTAFTGILKQKAVNDPKVVYEKLKQAYSQQFKLEVMPSLGFENTFAIVIRGEDAKKYNLQTLSQAAQYTPQWRGGFGYEFLEREDGFPGLAKTYDLRFSKSPQIMDLGLIYRALIQKQVDMVAGNSTDGQIARLGLAVLKDDKQYFPPYEATPIVRQAVLNKYPELRGAIAQLSGKISADEMRQLNYLVEGELRDIKEVVREFRKSKGLISRKDAKAQSDYLERL; this is encoded by the coding sequence ATGAAAAGATTTTTGATGTTTTTCATTTTAACTTTTGCTTTAGTTGTAGCGATCGCAGCTTGTAACCCCAACTCGAATAATACCACTGGTGATATTGTTATTGCTTCTAAAGATTTTACAGAACAAGATATTTTAGGTGAATTATTAGCCCAACAAATTGAAGAAACAACCAAACTTAAAGTTGCTCGTCGTCCTCGTTTAGGTGGTTCTTTTGTTTGTCATAATGCTATTCTTGCTGGCAAAATTGATGCGTATATCGAGTATACAGGTACAGCTTTTACTGGTATTTTAAAACAAAAAGCTGTAAATGACCCAAAAGTTGTTTACGAGAAATTAAAACAAGCATACTCGCAGCAATTTAAGCTGGAAGTAATGCCTAGTTTAGGTTTTGAAAATACCTTTGCAATCGTAATTCGTGGTGAAGATGCGAAGAAATATAATCTGCAAACCTTATCGCAGGCTGCACAATATACACCACAATGGCGCGGCGGTTTCGGCTACGAATTTTTAGAACGAGAAGATGGTTTTCCGGGGTTAGCTAAAACTTACGATTTGCGTTTTTCTAAATCACCGCAAATTATGGACTTGGGTTTAATATATCGCGCCTTAATACAAAAACAGGTAGATATGGTGGCGGGAAATTCTACTGATGGACAAATTGCTCGGTTGGGTTTAGCTGTGTTAAAGGATGATAAACAATATTTTCCACCTTACGAAGCTACACCAATTGTCAGACAAGCAGTGTTAAATAAATACCCGGAGTTGAGAGGTGCGATCGCTCAACTTTCTGGTAAAATTTCCGCAGATGAAATGCGGCAGTTAAATTATTTGGTTGAAGGTGAATTACGGGATATTAAAGAAGTTGTGCGTGAGTTTCGTAAATCTAAAGGTTTAATCTCACGCAAAGACGCAAAGGCGCAAAGTGATTATCTGGAGAGATTATGA